The following coding sequences are from one Saprospiraceae bacterium window:
- a CDS encoding fumarate reductase/succinate dehydrogenase flavoprotein subunit: MSLNSKIPQGELASKWTKYKSSIPLVSPANKRKLDVIVVGTGLAGGAAAASLGELGYNVHCFTFHDSPRRAHSIAAQGGINAAKNYQNDGDSVYRLFYDTIKGGDYRAREANVYRLSEVSAAIIDQAVAQGVPFAREYGGLLENRSFGGVQVSRTFYARGQTGQQLLIGAYQSLSRQIALGNVKMYNRHEMLDLVIIDGKARGIIARNLLTGKLERFGAHAVVLGTGGYGNVFYLSTNAMGSNATAAWKSVKRGALMANPCFTQIHPTCIPVSGDYQSKLTLMSESLRNDGRIWVPKKIEDAKAIQQGQKLGSQIPEEDRDYFLERRYPAYGNLVPRDVASRAAKTECDKGHGVSPTGLAVFLDFSSAIERYGRSKANTLGIHDVTADKIRELGEQEVSEKYGNLFEMYEKITGENPYKTPMKIYPAVHYTMGGLWVDYNLETNIPGLFATGECNFSDHGANRLGASALMQGLADGYFVLPYTIGVFLSQEIKTPHIDTNRPEFIDAEKSVRQSLQKLLDIKGNQSVESLHKKLGKIMWDYCGMARNKEGLGKAREMIRELRKEFWNDVFVPGSMEEYNPELEKAMRVADFMELGELMVVDALQRNESCGGHFREEYQEADGETKRDDENYKYVAAWEWTNVDQEPQLTKEPLDYEVIKIVARSYK; encoded by the coding sequence ATGTCATTAAATTCAAAAATTCCTCAAGGAGAACTCGCTTCCAAATGGACGAAGTACAAATCCAGCATACCTCTGGTTTCTCCTGCAAATAAAAGAAAACTGGATGTAATCGTCGTAGGTACTGGACTCGCAGGAGGTGCAGCAGCTGCCAGTCTGGGAGAGCTCGGTTACAACGTGCATTGCTTCACCTTTCATGATAGCCCTCGGAGAGCACACAGTATTGCAGCTCAGGGAGGAATCAATGCAGCAAAAAACTATCAAAACGACGGAGACAGTGTGTACCGCCTTTTCTATGATACCATCAAAGGCGGTGATTACCGAGCTAGGGAGGCTAACGTATATCGTCTTTCTGAAGTCAGTGCGGCAATTATTGACCAAGCCGTTGCACAAGGTGTTCCTTTTGCCAGGGAATACGGTGGATTGTTGGAAAACAGGTCTTTTGGTGGTGTTCAGGTATCGCGAACATTCTACGCAAGGGGGCAGACCGGTCAACAATTGTTGATAGGCGCCTATCAGTCCTTGTCACGTCAGATTGCTTTGGGAAATGTAAAAATGTACAACAGGCACGAGATGTTGGATTTGGTCATCATCGATGGCAAGGCCAGAGGCATCATTGCCCGCAATCTGCTTACGGGCAAGCTGGAAAGATTTGGTGCTCACGCCGTGGTACTTGGTACGGGTGGATATGGCAATGTATTTTATCTCAGCACAAATGCCATGGGTTCCAATGCTACAGCTGCCTGGAAATCCGTGAAAAGAGGAGCTCTAATGGCCAACCCTTGCTTTACCCAGATACATCCGACATGTATTCCGGTTTCCGGTGACTACCAGTCCAAATTAACGCTCATGTCCGAGTCCCTCAGAAATGATGGCAGGATATGGGTACCAAAGAAAATAGAGGATGCCAAAGCCATCCAGCAAGGTCAAAAACTAGGATCGCAGATTCCCGAAGAAGATAGAGATTATTTTCTGGAGAGGAGATATCCTGCTTATGGTAATCTTGTACCACGGGATGTCGCCTCCAGAGCCGCGAAAACCGAGTGTGACAAGGGCCATGGAGTATCGCCTACCGGTCTGGCGGTGTTTCTTGATTTTTCTTCTGCGATAGAGAGGTATGGACGGTCAAAGGCCAATACCTTGGGAATCCATGATGTCACAGCGGACAAGATCAGGGAACTAGGGGAGCAAGAGGTATCAGAAAAGTATGGTAACCTCTTTGAGATGTACGAAAAAATTACAGGTGAAAATCCGTATAAGACACCTATGAAAATCTATCCGGCGGTTCATTATACCATGGGTGGATTATGGGTTGATTATAATCTGGAGACGAATATACCGGGCTTGTTTGCAACCGGAGAATGCAATTTTTCGGATCATGGTGCCAACCGATTGGGAGCATCGGCTTTGATGCAAGGGCTTGCAGATGGTTATTTTGTTTTACCATATACGATAGGTGTATTTCTGTCTCAGGAGATCAAAACGCCGCACATCGACACCAATCGTCCTGAGTTTATTGATGCAGAAAAGTCTGTCAGACAAAGTCTGCAAAAATTACTTGATATTAAAGGTAATCAGTCTGTTGAATCACTCCACAAGAAGCTGGGCAAGATCATGTGGGATTACTGCGGAATGGCGCGTAACAAAGAAGGATTGGGTAAGGCAAGAGAAATGATTCGTGAGTTGCGAAAAGAATTCTGGAATGACGTGTTTGTTCCCGGAAGTATGGAGGAGTACAACCCTGAGTTGGAAAAAGCCATGAGGGTAGCAGATTTTATGGAGCTCGGTGAACTAATGGTAGTGGATGCTTTGCAGCGCAATGAATCCTGTGGAGGACATTTTAGGGAAGAATATCAGGAAGCAGATGGTGAGACCAAGCGTGATGACGAAAATTACAAGTATGTCGCTGCCTGGGAATGGACAAATGTCGACCAGGAGCCACAACTCACCAAGGAACCATTGGATTATGAAGTAATCAAAATCGTGGCCAGGTCTTATAAATAG
- a CDS encoding succinate dehydrogenase cytochrome b subunit has product MGWLSRFLTSSIGQKLIMSLSGIFLMVFLIIHLLGNLQLLKSDGGEAFNTYAYLMTHFVPIKIVSYVLYLSILVHAIQGTLLFIKNRGAKGSKYAVNSNIGLHWASRYMMHFGAIIFIFLMIHLYQFWLQMKMGVLEQVEYTSLDHKVYNLYKPCIEVFSNPLFVAFYVVSMLVLAFHLAHGFWSAFQTLGISHKKYQPLIKFVALVYSILIPLGFAAIPIIVYFSNQ; this is encoded by the coding sequence ATGGGTTGGTTATCCAGGTTTTTAACTTCCTCGATTGGCCAAAAGCTGATTATGAGTTTGTCGGGCATATTTTTAATGGTATTTCTCATTATTCACTTGCTCGGAAATTTACAGCTTTTGAAGTCAGACGGAGGTGAAGCATTTAACACTTACGCTTACCTTATGACGCATTTTGTTCCGATCAAAATCGTCTCCTATGTCCTTTATTTGTCTATTTTAGTACATGCAATTCAAGGTACTCTGCTCTTTATAAAAAATCGTGGAGCCAAGGGGAGCAAGTACGCTGTCAACTCTAATATCGGCTTGCATTGGGCATCCCGTTATATGATGCATTTTGGGGCAATCATTTTTATATTTTTGATGATTCACCTGTACCAGTTTTGGTTGCAAATGAAAATGGGAGTATTGGAGCAAGTGGAATATACCTCGCTTGACCATAAAGTGTACAATTTGTACAAACCTTGTATAGAAGTGTTTTCCAACCCTCTGTTTGTCGCTTTTTATGTCGTTTCGATGCTGGTACTCGCCTTTCACCTGGCACATGGATTTTGGAGCGCTTTTCAGACTTTGGGTATCAGTCACAAAAAGTATCAGCCTTTGATTAAGTTTGTGGCATTGGTTTATTCTATACTCATTCCTCTGGGTTTTGCTGCAATTCCAATCATTGTATATTTCAGCAATCAATAA
- a CDS encoding sigma-70 family RNA polymerase sigma factor, which yields MVQQSQDDLQQLISDCKANDRLAQKKLFELTSPKVMSTCKRYCFDREQARDLFQESYIRIFKNIDQFNLTLGNLDAWVYTITKNVVFDYLKKNKIKFTELDSSVDLNEEEEFQNYDLDSQSLLDLIKQLPEGYRTILNMYVFEEMSHKEIADVLQIKESSSRSQYMRAKLSLKKIIENHISHQYEKTII from the coding sequence ATGGTCCAACAATCCCAGGATGATCTCCAACAATTAATTTCTGACTGCAAAGCCAATGACAGGCTTGCACAGAAGAAACTATTTGAATTGACATCTCCAAAAGTCATGAGTACATGCAAGAGATACTGTTTTGACCGGGAGCAGGCTAGAGATTTATTTCAAGAGAGTTATATACGCATATTCAAAAACATAGATCAATTCAATCTAACTTTAGGTAATCTGGATGCATGGGTTTATACTATCACAAAAAATGTTGTATTCGATTATTTAAAAAAGAATAAAATTAAGTTTACTGAACTAGATTCATCAGTAGATTTGAATGAAGAAGAAGAATTTCAAAATTACGACCTTGATTCACAATCTCTGTTGGATTTGATAAAACAATTGCCTGAAGGTTACAGAACCATACTCAACATGTACGTATTTGAAGAAATGAGTCACAAAGAGATCGCAGACGTCCTTCAAATCAAAGAATCTAGTTCCAGATCTCAATACATGAGAGCGAAACTCTCTCTAAAAAAAATTATTGAAAACCATATTTCGCATCAATATGAAAAAACAATCATTTGA
- a CDS encoding carboxypeptidase regulatory-like domain-containing protein, which yields MKSLFHQKFIFLGICLLTILLAGCRQTDEVDTKVDIPFPPKYIQSNLTGSVFDAYGKAVIGAKVSVGKESTETDEYGHFQFSNVWVSDPQDHLIVSKDGFFMEQVSVHAFAGDYSYQQIGLVDKIFSSSFSSDSPATFDYAGVYDVNIPAQALVTANGSSFSGIYKVSAKYSLQKGIDANQNLVFTDKGSANLLSETGGFAMEFRSVKTNERLFLSKEIEFFLPSSMVQDDQHAAIVYELDLRKWSPTEIHKNSEGRTYLNLKKTDFISIGKKSEFSIVEGTAKTKKGWGLAFSELETQDQHSRSQNTLTSASGRFRWVLPSDNQYQLSVESTCKDHIYSASFQTQKTHQNFDIVCDSNSIEAYALNGFALDCNGLTITNGYLRVEFDQNSIVDFPIHGDGNFHFNIFPCANEKLIVSVIHPETSERSSPLEISTNTKRTLDLRICENKSMGLARFVIETVDTIFMNCRVKIISQPNQTNAVFIFEFGSESNQFAERIFLERSAHPQGGQLWKITQGTFLYDKYIFKEVISPPEMQFIQDGNFKILECSLPNLAVQNRTTQQNSISSLIYFKAVIN from the coding sequence ATGAAAAGCCTCTTTCATCAGAAATTCATATTCCTTGGTATCTGTCTCCTGACCATTTTATTGGCGGGCTGCAGACAAACGGACGAGGTGGATACTAAAGTAGACATACCTTTTCCGCCCAAGTATATCCAATCCAATCTCACAGGTTCAGTCTTCGATGCTTATGGCAAGGCTGTTATCGGGGCTAAAGTGAGTGTAGGCAAGGAAAGTACAGAAACAGATGAATATGGTCATTTTCAGTTCTCAAATGTGTGGGTCTCGGATCCACAAGATCATTTGATCGTTTCGAAAGATGGTTTCTTCATGGAACAAGTTAGTGTCCATGCTTTTGCAGGGGATTACAGTTACCAGCAAATCGGTTTGGTAGATAAAATATTTTCCAGTTCTTTTTCTAGTGATTCTCCTGCGACATTTGATTATGCCGGTGTTTACGATGTCAATATTCCTGCACAGGCTTTGGTCACTGCCAATGGTTCAAGTTTCTCAGGTATCTATAAAGTCTCTGCCAAATATTCACTTCAAAAAGGCATTGATGCAAACCAAAATTTAGTTTTTACAGACAAGGGTTCAGCAAATCTATTGTCAGAGACCGGTGGCTTTGCTATGGAATTCAGGTCTGTAAAAACAAATGAAAGACTTTTTCTGAGCAAAGAAATAGAATTTTTCCTACCAAGCTCTATGGTTCAGGATGATCAACATGCTGCTATAGTTTACGAGCTTGACTTGCGCAAATGGTCACCTACAGAGATACACAAAAACTCAGAAGGTCGCACATATTTAAATTTGAAAAAAACAGATTTCATTTCAATTGGAAAGAAATCAGAGTTCAGCATTGTGGAAGGAACTGCAAAAACTAAAAAGGGATGGGGCTTGGCATTTTCAGAACTGGAGACACAAGATCAACATTCCAGATCACAAAATACGCTAACTAGTGCTTCAGGACGCTTCAGATGGGTACTACCGTCCGATAATCAGTATCAGCTTAGCGTGGAAAGCACCTGCAAGGACCACATCTATTCGGCATCTTTTCAGACCCAAAAAACTCATCAGAATTTCGACATTGTGTGCGATTCAAATTCGATTGAGGCATATGCATTAAATGGATTTGCCCTCGACTGCAATGGGCTTACGATTACAAATGGATACTTGAGAGTGGAATTCGACCAAAATAGTATTGTCGATTTCCCAATACATGGAGATGGAAATTTCCACTTCAATATTTTTCCCTGTGCCAATGAAAAATTAATAGTGTCTGTAATTCATCCAGAAACAAGTGAAAGAAGTTCACCTCTTGAAATCAGTACAAATACCAAGCGAACCTTAGACCTTCGGATTTGTGAAAATAAATCAATGGGTCTAGCCAGATTTGTAATTGAAACTGTGGACACAATATTCATGAACTGCAGGGTTAAAATAATTTCACAGCCCAATCAGACGAATGCAGTATTTATATTCGAATTTGGTAGTGAATCAAATCAATTTGCAGAGAGAATATTCCTGGAAAGGTCAGCGCATCCGCAGGGTGGCCAATTGTGGAAAATCACTCAAGGTACTTTTCTATATGACAAGTACATTTTCAAAGAGGTAATCAGTCCACCTGAAATGCAATTTATTCAGGATGGAAATTTTAAAATATTAGAATGTTCTCTTCCTAATCTGGCAGTACAGAATAGAACAACTCAGCAAAACAGCATATCATCCTTGATTTATTTCAAAGCAGTAATCAACTGA